In the genome of Nerophis lumbriciformis linkage group LG32, RoL_Nlum_v2.1, whole genome shotgun sequence, one region contains:
- the ccr10 gene encoding C-C chemokine receptor type 10, giving the protein MAWNTTTVYSTICLHLSPRPFDSTLGLHLLKAAVQRTERVMGEELVDVYELGAEDYLEAWLGSGEEDGEGEGEDEDEDWCEAGEHERTIKLFQTCLLAAIFLLGMAGNAAVMATLAARRRLRRTTDIFLSQLALADVLLLLTLPLQVADVNLGWVFSAAACKAVRACYAVNTYSGLLQLACVSVDRYVAVARPQDKLRLHSRMLVAGKMVAAGVWLVAALLSLPELLFSGVSGSGADAYCGMLTGAKGKMAADGAVTAVFGLSFLVMAVCYSLVARVLWAGSAGRARRWRHQRTLKLMVALVLLFLVFQLPHSVVLSLKMAAPFCALLPEYVTRTLAYARCCLNPVMYVLLGVRFRNQLLKLLPRGGCLRARKQCLQVDGQQATPPEIQLSSGA; this is encoded by the coding sequence ACTCCACCATTTGCCTCCACCTATCGCCTCGACCTTTTGACTCCACCCTTGGTCTCCACCTTTTGAAGGCGGCGGTGCAGAGGACGGAGCGTGTGATGGGGGAGGAGCTTGTGGACGTGTACGAGCTGGGCGCAGAGGACTACCTGGAGGCGTGGCTGGGTAGCGGCGAGGAGGACGGCGAGGGCGAGGGcgaggacgaggacgaggacTGGTGCGAGGCGGGCGAACACGAGCGGACCATCAAGTTGTTCCAGACGTGTCTGTTGGCCGCCATCTTCCTCTTAGGCATGGCGGGAAACGCGGCGGTGATGGCGACGTTGGCGGCGCGGCGCCGCCTGCGCCGCACGACGGACATCTTCCTGTCGCAGCTGGCGCTGGCCGACGTGCTGCTGCTGCTCACGCTGCCGCTGCAGGTGGCGGATGTCAACCTGGGCTGGGTGTTCTCGGCGGCGGCGTGCAAGGCGGTGCGCGCCTGCTACGCCGTCAACACGTACAGCGGCCTGCTGCAGCTGGCGTGCGTGAGCGTGGATCGCTACGTGGCCGTCGCCCGGCCGCAGGACAAGCTGCGTCTGCATTCTCGGATGCTGGTGGCCGGGAAGATGGTGGCGGCGGGGGTGTGGCTGGTGGCGGCGCTCCTCAGTCTGCCCGAGCTCTTGTTCTCCGGCGTGTCGGGCTCGGGCGCCGACGCCTACTGCGGCATGCTGACTGGCGCAAAAGGGAAAATGGCCGCCGACGGAGCGGTCACCGCCGTCTTCGGACTCTCCTTCCTGGTGATGGCGGTGTGTTACTCTCTGGTGGCGCGCGTGTTGTGGGCGGGCTCTGCGGGGCGGGCCAGGCGCTGGCGCCATCAGCGCACCTTGAAGCTGATGGTGGCGCTGGTGCTGctcttcctcgtcttccagttgcCGCACAGCGTGGTGCTGTCGCTCAAGATGGCCGCGCCGTTTTGTGCCCTGCTGCCGGAGTACGTCACGCGCACGCTGGCCTACGCCCGCTGCTGCCTCAACCCCGTCATGTACGTGCTGCTGGGCGTGCGCTTCCGCAACCAATTGCTGAAGCTCCTCCCACGTGGCGGCTGCCTCCGCGCGCGCAAGCAATGCCTGCAAGTTGACGGccagcaggccacgccccctgaaATCCAGCTTTCATCCGGGGCCTGA